The candidate division KSB1 bacterium genome segment GCCGGTGTTTTTGCCCCGCTGGCGACTTCCACCTGCACCCAGCCCGGAGCAGGCGCATCTGCCGGAACTTCGGCGCCGCTGGAGTTGATGCGGTAGTAGTAGAGATACTTGCCGTCTGCCGACCACTCGGCGGCGTCCTGCAGGATGAAGTCCCAGCGCCCGGTGAATTTGCGTCTGCCGCTGCCATCGGCTGCAAAAAGGAAACCGATGTTGTCATTGCATTCATAGCCGCAGCCGATCACCAGGAAATAATCCTGCGCCGGAGAATAGCGCACGGTGTGAACGGAAAGAAAACCGTCTTTCTCCGCCTCCAGCAGCACCCGCCCGCCCAGTATGATTTTGGTGTAATCCTCACTGATCGCGGCTTGCATGGCCGGCGGGGGTGAAGCCGGCGGCTCGGGAGAGGGTGAGGGGGTGTTCTGGTGCGGCGAACAACCGCAAAACCCGGCCATCACGAGCCATGCGACATGGCGCAACATTTCCGTTGCCTGGGCGGTTTGAACCAAAACAAGTCTCCTCGATCGGATTCATGCTTTTTGCATGGCGGCACATGCTGGCGCAGGCGATGCTGCCCCCGGGCTGCGGCAACAACTCACGCCGCTTGCACCCGCCAGCAGCGGGCCGTTTGCCTGCCGGCGCTTTCCGCTTCCGCAAAGCTGCGGGCCTGCTCATCCGCACACAAGCACACACTGCTGCGGCCTTTTGCCTGGTCCGCCCGGAAGGCGGTCACCTGTACGCCGCCGTTGCGTTGTTTTTAGACGGGCTTGAAGGGAACAACAAACTTGCAGCCCGCTTCTGTAAATTCCCTCCTCACAAAACCGCGAGCTTTGCCCGGACCTGGCGCTCCGGGTTCAGGTGCCGTGGTTCTCGCGGTGATAAGAAGCAACCGGCGGGCAGGCGCACACAAGATTGCGATCGCCATAGGCGTTGTTGATGCGACCGACGGCCGGCCAGAATTTGTACTGTCGCAGCCACGGCGCCGGGAAGGCCGCTTTCATGCGACTGTAGGGCATTTGCCAGTTGTCTGCCACCACGGCAGTGGCGGTGTGCGGGGCATTCACCAGCACGTTGTTGCCGCGTGCCGCCCGGCCTTGCTCGATCTCTTCGATTTCACCTTTGATCGCAATCAGGGCGTCACAGAAACGGTCCAGCTCGGCTTTGGATTCGCTTTCCGTGGGCTCGATCATCAGCGTGCCAGCCACCGGAAAGGAGACGGTGGGCGCATGAAAGCCGTAGTCCATCAAACGTTTGGCGATGTCTTCCACTTCGATGCCGGCGCTGCTCTTGAAACCGCGCAGGTCCAAAATAAACTCGTGAGCCACCCGGCCGTTGATGCCTTTGTACAAAATCGGGAAATGCTTCTGCAGCCGGTGTGCCATGTAGTTGGCGTTGAGGATCGCCATTTTGGTGGCGGTGGTCAAGCCGGCGCCGCCCATCATCGCGATATAGGCCCACGAGATCACCAGAATGCTGGCGCTGCCCCAGGGCGCGGCAGCCACCGGCCCGATGCCCTGTTCGCCGCCGGTTGCAATCACCGGATGCGTGGGTAGAAACGGCGCGAGATGTGCAGCCACGCCGATCGGGCCCATGCCCGGACCGCCGCCGCCGTGGGGAATGGCAAAGGTTTTGTGCAAATTCAAATGGCAGACATCCGCGCCCAGCTCCGCCGGCCGGCACAACCCCACCTGCGCGTTGAGATTGGCGCCGTCCATGTAAACCTGCCCGCCGTTCCGGTGAATCACCTCGCAAATGTCCGTGATTGCCTCTTCGAAGACACCGTGGGTGGAAGGATAGGTCACCATCAATGCCGCCAGCCGGTCGCGATGTTGTTGCGCCCGGGCTTTCAAATCCGCCACATCGATGTTGCCCTGTTCGTCGCAGCGCACCACCACCACTTCCAATCCCGCCATTACGGCGCTGGCGGGATTGGTGCCGTGCGCGGACTGTGGAATCAAACACACCGTGCGGTGTTGCTCGCCGCGCGCGCGGTGATAGGCGCGAATCACCTGCAGGCCGGTGTACTCGCCCTGTGCGCCGGAATTGGGCTGCAGGGAAATGGCAGCAAAGCCGGTAATTTCCGCCAGCCAGGTTTCGAGCTGGTGAAACAATTCCTGATAGCCGGCCGCCTGCTCCACCGGCGCGAAGGGGTGCAGTTTGCTGAACTCCGGCCAGCTCAGTGGCATCATTTCGCTGGTGGCGTTGAGCTTCATCGTGCAGGAGCCCAGCGGGATCATGCTGGTGGTGAGCGAGAGATCCCTGGACTCCAGCCGGCGCAGGTAGCGCAGCATTTCGGTTTCGGAGTGGTATCGGTTGAAGACGGGATGCTGCAGAAAGGCGGAGCGGCGCGGCATCTTGCCGGCATAGCCCGAGGGCGCCGCCGCCGCCACCTCGGCCACCGTGAATTTCGGCACGCGCTCCAGCGCGAAGATGTTGAGCAATTCCGCCACCTCCTCGGCGCTGGAAATTTGATCGAGCGCAATGCCGAGTGAACCGTTGTCATACTTGCGGAAGTTGAAGTGCCGCGCATCGGCTGCCGCAAGAATTTTGGGCAGCGCGCTTTGCCCGATCTCCACGCGCAGGGTGTCGAAGAAATCCTCATGATAAAGCCGGTAGCCCAGGCGCGTGAGGCTGAGCGCCAGCACCTTGGTCAGGTTGTGGATGCGCGTGGCGATGCGCCGCAGCCCCTGCGGGCCGTGGTAGACGGCATACATGGCCGCCATCACGGCGGGCAACACCTGCGCGGTGCAGATGTTGGAGGTGGCCTTTTCCCGGCGAATGTGCTGCTCGCGTGTTTGCAGCGCCATGCGCAGGGCGGGCTGGCCGTGGGCATCGATCGACACGCCGATAATGCGGCCCGGCATCAGACGCTTGAATTCTTCGCGAACGGCAAAGAAGGCGGCATGCGGGCCGCCGTAGCCGAGCGGCACCCCGAAGCGCTGCGTGCTGCCCACTGCCGCATCCGCGCCGAATTCGCCGGGCGGGGTGAGCAGCACCAGGCTCATGAGATCCGCTGCCACCGCCACCAGGGCGCCGGCCGCGTGCGCGCGCCGGCAGAAGTCGTGGTAATCGTACACCGCGCCGTCGCTCGCCGGATACTGCAACAGGGCGCCGAACACCTCCGGGGTGAACTCGAATTTCTCATGGTCACCGACTATGATCTCGATGCCGAGTGGCAGGGCGCGGGTTTTGACCACCGCGATGTTTTGCGGATGGCAATCCTGGGAGACGAAAAAACGGCCGCCGGCCGGCTCGTGTCTGGCGCGGTAAAACGTGGTCATGGCCTCCGCCGCCGCTGTGGCTTCATCCAGCAGCGAGGCATTCGCCACCGGCAAACCGGTGAGATCGATGACCATCGTTTGAAAATTGAGCAGCGCCTCCAGCCGGCCCTGCGCAATCTCGGCCTGGTAGGGGGTGTATTGCGTGTACCAGCCGGGATTCTCCAGGATGTTGCGTTGAATGACCGGCGGGGTGATGGTATCCGAATACCCCATGCCGATGAGCGAACGGTAAATTTTATTTTTGGCCGCGATGGCTCTCAGCCGGGTGGTGACTTCGTACTCGGTGCGAATCGCCCCCAGTTCGAGCGGCCGTGTGCTGCGCAGATGGGCGGGCACCACCGTTGCGATGAAAGCATCCAGGGAGGGGAATTGCAGGGCATTGAGCATTTCGGCGGTCTCTTCCTCGCTTGGTCCGAGGTGGCGGCGCAGGAAGGCATTGGTACGGGACAGATCGATCGGCATGGCATCACACTCCTTCTCGAGCATATCGTCAAAGTGGGAGGACTCTGGCAGAGACGCACAGCAATGCGCTGGCAGCATAACAAATTAGCCGGTCAATTTCAAGGGCGGGCTTGACTAATTGCCGGACGTGAATTACTTTGCGGGCCCTTTCATATTTCTTCAACAAAATGCCGCCGGCGGCTGCGACAGCACCCGCTCCGGCGGTGGCGACAGCATTCCGCTTCCCCGCGAAGCCAACCCCAAAACACCGGGCAGCAGCAAAACTGCCGGAGGATTTTTCTTGAGAAAACGAGCACTCATTTGGATGGCCGGCCTGCTGGGCGCGAGCGCGGCCGGTGTCCACGCGCATCAGATCAACAGCAGCTATGCCACCCTCACCGTGCAGGCGGAGGAAATCACCGTCACGCTGACGTTCGACCTCGGCGATCTGCAAAGAGTTTTCCCGCTCGATCGCGACCATGACGGCGTCGTTGCCCGCGCGGAATTGTTGCAGGCCATGCCCGAGCTGGAGACCTATGTTGCCGGGCATTTCAATCTCGCCCTGGGCTACACGCCGGCCGAGCTGACGCAACAACCCTCCGGCTTCCATCAGGATGAATTTGGCAACGTCTTCATTGATTTCATCTTCCGCACGCGCCAGTCACCGCCGCCGGCGGAAGTGGCGTTGCGCGTGGCTTTCTTTGAAAAATTTGGTGAAACGCATCTGACGCTCGCCAAGGCGGTGGCCGGCGATACCGTGCAGACGGCGGTGCTGAGTCGGGAGCAGCCGCGCCA includes the following:
- the gcvP gene encoding aminomethyl-transferring glycine dehydrogenase; the encoded protein is MPIDLSRTNAFLRRHLGPSEEETAEMLNALQFPSLDAFIATVVPAHLRSTRPLELGAIRTEYEVTTRLRAIAAKNKIYRSLIGMGYSDTITPPVIQRNILENPGWYTQYTPYQAEIAQGRLEALLNFQTMVIDLTGLPVANASLLDEATAAAEAMTTFYRARHEPAGGRFFVSQDCHPQNIAVVKTRALPLGIEIIVGDHEKFEFTPEVFGALLQYPASDGAVYDYHDFCRRAHAAGALVAVAADLMSLVLLTPPGEFGADAAVGSTQRFGVPLGYGGPHAAFFAVREEFKRLMPGRIIGVSIDAHGQPALRMALQTREQHIRREKATSNICTAQVLPAVMAAMYAVYHGPQGLRRIATRIHNLTKVLALSLTRLGYRLYHEDFFDTLRVEIGQSALPKILAAADARHFNFRKYDNGSLGIALDQISSAEEVAELLNIFALERVPKFTVAEVAAAAPSGYAGKMPRRSAFLQHPVFNRYHSETEMLRYLRRLESRDLSLTTSMIPLGSCTMKLNATSEMMPLSWPEFSKLHPFAPVEQAAGYQELFHQLETWLAEITGFAAISLQPNSGAQGEYTGLQVIRAYHRARGEQHRTVCLIPQSAHGTNPASAVMAGLEVVVVRCDEQGNIDVADLKARAQQHRDRLAALMVTYPSTHGVFEEAITDICEVIHRNGGQVYMDGANLNAQVGLCRPAELGADVCHLNLHKTFAIPHGGGGPGMGPIGVAAHLAPFLPTHPVIATGGEQGIGPVAAAPWGSASILVISWAYIAMMGGAGLTTATKMAILNANYMAHRLQKHFPILYKGINGRVAHEFILDLRGFKSSAGIEVEDIAKRLMDYGFHAPTVSFPVAGTLMIEPTESESKAELDRFCDALIAIKGEIEEIEQGRAARGNNVLVNAPHTATAVVADNWQMPYSRMKAAFPAPWLRQYKFWPAVGRINNAYGDRNLVCACPPVASYHRENHGT
- a CDS encoding SH3 domain-containing protein, yielding MVQTAQATEMLRHVAWLVMAGFCGCSPHQNTPSPSPEPPASPPPAMQAAISEDYTKIILGGRVLLEAEKDGFLSVHTVRYSPAQDYFLVIGCGYECNDNIGFLFAADGSGRRKFTGRWDFILQDAAEWSADGKYLYYYRINSSGAEVPADAPAPGWVQVEVASGAKTPATTRRLKPTATYRVFNVASDDVLNVRTAAGPRAPLAGTLPAAATGVRVTGDGVLVGGSLWVPIRHGGLTGWVNQNFLCEE